The following are encoded in a window of Podospora pseudoanserina strain CBS 124.78 chromosome 6, whole genome shotgun sequence genomic DNA:
- a CDS encoding hypothetical protein (COG:T; EggNog:ENOG503NUWU) has protein sequence MLAIEKGERPIAGRVLRGLRCVAIRKVAEPIERQVFLEWLARIDGLSAATLGRQFLDSDAGFAQVYDTVCAIREEFRLLAKAAREDTPLFARLRRLNGELLAWLSSGARKSVRTTAELKVMPRVTEIYSTTPDAAKGEQTVTAGTTHTDGTKPVDNVKLLLLCAANVAKLMARSSSSVPRINREHLTLISRKVLEGLEEGVKKGGVVRTEEDPEGSDLSSNDDLSDVESLEEEEPIDKEEKESQEVRSFRFAELDQGEGSNAIKIPVIVEELEIARDDYNSADMSERLFSSLESVLSLPASQASRLGALTCAGICHDTEQMHIKLLYRYPQAPDAVDPSRPPRVRHLAEILGIFQGSSVNSTLGLYISIDERLRLARDLAAAVFEFHKIQWWHKSISSYNVLLFFYDDTALPSLSSSVRRATDPPFSKLVLGKPYLIGFSHSRPENAGYSNKMHAQPGVFPYRHPDYAGADAVDDRTSPGFLPEYDYYSLGLVLLEIGMWKRLGRFFVQDYTLSRDKMRSQILDDLVPVLEGTLGSLYSSAVRACLSGELSGNGEDADPASVDEMFERMVLRPLEMLLRRFDGV, from the exons ATGTTGGCTattgagaagggggagaggccgATTGCGGGGAGGGTTTTGAGAGGACTGAGGTGTGTGGCGATTAGGAAGGTCGCGGAGCCGATTGAG AGACAGGTGTTTTTGGAGTGGCTGGCGAGGATTGACGGATTGTCTGCTGCTACGCTTGGGAGGCAGTTCCTGGACTCGGACGCGGGCTTTGCGCAAGTGTACGACACAGTTTGCGCGATTCGGGAGGAGTTTCGGCTTCTCGCCAAGGCCGCTCGGGAGGACACGCCACTGTTTGCACGGTTGAGGCGTCTCAATGGGGAGCTGCTTGCCTGGCTGAGCTCTGGGGCAAGGAAGAGTGTGCGGACAACGGCCGAGCTGAAGGTCATGCCACGGGTTACAGAGATTTACAGTACGACTCCAGATGCTGCCAAAGGAGAGCAAACCGTGACCGCAGGAACGACACACACTGATGGGACCAAACCTGTTGATAACGTCAAGTTGCTGTTGCTTTGCGCTGCCAACGTGGCAAAGTTGATGGCAAGATCAAGCAGTTCAGTTCCAAGGATCAACCGGGAGCATTTGACACTCATATCGcggaaggtgttggaggggctAGAGGAAGGTgtcaaaaaggggggggtggtgcgTACGGAAGAAGACCCAGAGGGAAGCGACTTAAGTTCAAACGATGACCTCAGCGACGTTGAATCattggaggaagaggaaccCATCGacaaagaagagaaagagtcCCAGGAAGTGCGTAGTTTCCGCTTTGCAGAGCTGGAccagggagaaggaagcaaCGCCATCAAAATCCCCGTCATCGTCGAAGAACTCGAGATCGCCAGGGACGACTACAACAGCGCAGATATGAGCGAGCGTCTCTTTTCCAGCCTCGAATCAGTTCTCAGCCTGCCCGCCTCCCAGGCTTCACGGCTCGGTGCCCTCACTTGTGCGGGGATATGCCACGACACTGAGCAGATGCACATCAAGCTGCTTTACCGGTACCCGCAAGCCCCTGACGCAGTAGATCCCAGCCGTCCGCCCCGAGTCCGCCACCTTGCCGAGATCCTCGGAATTTTCCAGGGATCCTCAGTTAACTCCACCCTTGGTCTCTACATCAGTATTGACGAGCGACTTCGTCTCGCGCGCGACCTTGCCGCTGCAGTCTTCGAATTCCATAAGATCCAGTGGTGGCACAAGAGCATCTCCTCTTAcaacgtcctcctcttcttctacGACGACACCgcccttccctctctctcctcctcggtccgcAGAGCAACTGACCCCCCATTTAGCAAGCTCGTTCTGGGAAAACCATATCTGATTGGGTTCTCGCACAGCCGGCCCGAGAACGCGGGATATTCTAACAAGATGCATGCCCAGCCTGGTGTCTTTCCGTACCGCCACCCTGACTACGCGGGTGCTGACGCTGTGGATGACCGGACATCCCCGGGATTCCTCCCTGAATACGACTATTACAGTTTGGGTCTCGTGTTGTTGGAGATTGGCATGTGGAAACGGCTGGGACGGTTCTTTGTGCAGGATTACACCCTCTCTCGAGATAAGATGAGGAGTCAAATTCTTGATGACTTGGTTCCTGTGTTGGAGGGAACGCTTGGGTCGTTGTATTCCTCAGCAGTGAGGGCTTGTTTGTCTGGTGAGCTGAGTGGCAACGGGGAAGATGCTGATCCTGCTTCTGTTGACGAGATGTTTGAGCGCATGGTTTTGAGGCCGCTGGAGATGTTGCTGCGGCGGTTCGATGGCGTTTGA
- a CDS encoding hypothetical protein (EggNog:ENOG503NV06; COG:P) produces the protein MPDKNNNVSEVKLAVFSCSIFLNGYFNAYGNIARKGGLDYIIHLGDYLYESAGGGERAHDPPRITFTLGDYRTRYGQYHTDLNLQLLAASHPWIPTWDDHEVANNGYRDGFSALNNTEASFRQGGRMVSVDQRKINTIRAYFKWMPIRQVDLDDNLPIWRSFELGSLADLIILDTRNYDRSITSLGWNDAYIELIRDEASRSLMDGAGTDTWGGYTANRNRTLQTLIDNSIDNNVFLAGDSHRNWVADVTWLGQSDYNPTTGSGSLGVEFAGIAVSSSGRAGPISAANTYARNRVRDTDVLQWHEGYCRGYFVLSVQKDKVTAGFFGSPIVATRNPWELLPANLTVLAGENKLSRPVAGGKVEAGFAKRGTTTGTNLTLNTETKMWEVIGFDDMFISR, from the exons ATGCCTGATAAAAATAATAATGTTAGCGAGGTTAAGTTGGCGGTATTTAGTTGTAGCATCTTTC TAAACGGATACTTTAACGCGTATGGGAATATTGCGAGAAAGGGAGGATTGGACTACATA ATCCATCTTGGAGATTACCTCTACGAAAGCGCTGGTGGGGGCGAGAGGGCGCATGATCCCCCGCGTATAACTTTTACGTTGGGTGACTACCGGACTCGCTATGGCCAG TACCACACCGACCTAAACCTCCAGCTCTTAGCAGCGAGCCACCCCTGGATTCCTACCTGGGATGATCACGAGGTAGCAAACAACGGCTACAGAGATGGTTTCAGTGCGCTGAATAACACCGAGGCTTCGTTCCGTCAAGGTGGTCGGATGGTCAGTGTCGATCAGAGAAAGATAAATACTATCAGGGCCTACTTTAAGTGGATGCCCATCAG ACAAGTAGACCTGGacgacaacctccccatctgGCGGTCTTTTGAACTGGGCAGCCTGGCAGATCTTATCATTCTCGACACGAGAAACTACGACCGCAGTATCACTTCCCTGGGCTGGAACGATGCTTACATTGAGCTCATCCGCGATGAGGCCTCCCGCTCTCTCATGG ATGGAGCCGGGACTGACACTTGGGGG GGATATACCGCCAACCGCAACCGTACTCTGCAGACTCTGATCGACAATAGCATTGACAACAatgtcttcctcgccggTGACAGCCACCGCAACTGG GTCGCCGATGTTACATGGCTGGGCCAGTCTGACTACAACCCTACCACTGGGTCTGGATCACTGGGTGTAGAGTTTGCCGGTATAGCGGTCAGCTCAAGCGGCCGGGCTGGTCCAATCAGTGCTGCCAACACCTACGCTCGAAATAGAGTTAGAGATACAGACGTTCTCCAATGGCACGAGGGGTACTGCAGGGGATATTTCGTCCTGTCTGTTCAAAAGGACAAGGTGACGGCTGGGTTCTTTG GATCTCCCATTGTCGCAACGAGAAATCCTTGGGAACTACTCCCGGCGAATTTGACTGTTCTCGCGGGAGAGAACAAACTCTCTCGCCCTGTTGCTGGCGGAAAGGTAGAGGCTGGGTTTGCAAAGAGGGGAACCACCACGGGGACCAACCTGACTTTGAACACCGAGACGAAGATGTGGGAGGTGATCGGCTTCGATGACATGTTTATTTctcgttga
- a CDS encoding hypothetical protein (EggNog:ENOG503P91C; COG:S), with amino-acid sequence MLNLKSIITLLALGVFSASAAPAPGASPMAEAEQPALVDRQISVRVFACEHIRSQGACTTFNAPLGQCYNVPAAWNDRISTIINQDRQFRCVWFEHGSCSGRSYANQVDDNLGDGDGYFNDRISSIRCG; translated from the exons ATGTTAAACCTCAAGAGTATCATCACTCTGCTCGCCCTCGGAGTCTTCTCCGCCAGcgcagctccagctcctggTGCCTCGCCGATGGCCGAGGCTGAGCAGCCCGCTCTTGTCGACCGCCAGATCAGCGTCAGGGTGTTCGCCTGCGAGCACATCCGCAGCCAAGGTGCCTGCACCACGTTTAACGCTCCTCTCGGTCAATGCT ATAACGTCCCCGCAGCCTGGAACGACAGGAtcagcaccatcatcaaccaggACAGACAGTTCCGCTGCGTGTGGTTCGA ACATGGCAGCTGCAGTGGCCGTTCATACGCCAACCAGGTGGACGACAATCTCGGTGACGGCGACGGGTACTTCAATGATCGCATTAGCTCCATCAGGTGCGGCTAA